A genomic window from Salvelinus namaycush isolate Seneca chromosome 21, SaNama_1.0, whole genome shotgun sequence includes:
- the nudt7 gene encoding peroxisomal coenzyme A diphosphatase NUDT7, producing MDLKEKTAAILKQYEVGSRFSYLPVLPKASVLIPLFVKDGEVHMLMTLRSQELRTNAGEVCFPGGKRDPRDRDDVDTALREAEEEIGLPPDQVDVVCTLFPIMNKSGLLVTPVVGFIEASFSPRPNPAEVGAVFTVPLEFFTREIDHSSYSATGIAGLLHSFQFPDPESGSHYQIWGLTAILAILVSVLALRKKPEFETGFDSDDPVSFFQHNLNKRISKL from the exons ATGGACCTAAAAGAAAAGACAGCTGCCATATTGAAGCAATATGAAGTCGGGAGCAGATTCTCGTACTTGCCGGTCCTGCCCAAAGCCTCGGTGTTGATACCGCTGTTTGTGAAGGACGGAGAGGTCCACATGCTGATGACTCTACGCTCCCAAGAG CTGAGGACCAACGCAGGTGAGGTGTGTTTCCCAGGTGGTAAGAGGGACCCGAGGGACAGGGATGATGTGGACACGGCTctgagagaggcagaggaggagatAGGCCTTCCTCCTGACCAGGTGGATGTGGTCTGCACACTCTTCCCCATTATGAACAAG AGTGGTCTGTTGGTGACTCCAGTGGTGGGGTTCATTGAGGCCTCATTCTCTCCTCGCCCAAACCCAGCCGAGGTCGGCGCTGTGTTCACTGTCCCTCTGGAGTTCTTCACTAGAGAGATAGACCACTCATCCTACAGCGCGACTGGAATTGCTGGCTTGCTCCACAGTTTCCAGTTTCCGGACCCTGAATCAGGCAGCCACTATCAGATATGGGGTCTGACTGCCATTTTGGCTATACTGGTCTCTGTCCTAGCCCTCAGAAAAAAGCCTGAGTTTGAGACTGGTTTTGATTCTGATGACCCGGTATCTTTCTTCCAACACAATCTGAACAAGAGGATCAGTAAACTATGA
- the LOC120065897 gene encoding hypoxanthine-guanine phosphoribosyltransferase-like: MDCDVRVYNPQGRESKSGPSCSGVKVCEDFWSPQLHIYVPSFPKCVISLLLQIPDDKGYKLDLFCVPKHYEEDLDQVIIPHGLIMDRTERLARDIVRDMGGHHIVALCVLKGGYTFFADLLDYIKTLNQNSDKSVPLTVDFIRLKSYCNDQSTNIVKVIGGDELSTLTGKNVLIVEDIVETGRTMETLLSLLSDCNPKMVKVVSLLVKRTPRSSGYRPEYIGFEVPDSFLVGYALDYNEYFRDLSHICILNENAKEKYKV; encoded by the exons ATGGATTGTGACGTCAGGGTTTATAACCCCCAGGGGAGGGAGAGCAAG TCAGGCCCCTCTTGCTCTGGGGTGAAGG TTTGCGAAGACTTTTGGTCACCTCAATTGCACATTTATGTGCCATCATTTCCTAAATGTGTTATCTCTTTGCTCCTTCAGATACCTGATGATAAGGGGTATAAGTTGGACCTCTTCTGTGTCCCCAAACACTATGAGGAGGATTTAGACCAGGTTATCATCCCCCATGGACTGATCATGGACAG gacTGAGCGCCTGGCTCGTGATATAGTCCGGGACATGGGGGGACACCATATAGTAGCACTGTGTGTTCTCAAAGGAGGTTATACATTCTTTGCCGACCTGCTGGACTACATCAAGACCCTAAATCAGAACAGCGATAAGTCTGTCCCGTTGACTGTGGATTTCATTAGGCTAAAGAGCTATTGC AATGACCAGTCTACAAACATTGTCAAAGTTATCGGAGGGGACGAGCTCTCAACTCTAACTGGGAAG AATGTTTTGATAGTTGAG GACATTGTGGAGACAGGGAGGACTATGGAGACACTGCTATCACTGCTGAGTGACTGCAATCCAAAGATGGTCAAAGTCGTCAG CCTTCTAGTCAAGAGAACACCAAGGAGCTCAGGCTACAGACCAGAAT ACATCGGGTTTGAGGTGCCAGATTCGTTTCTGGTGGGATATGCCCTGGACTACAACGAGTACTTCAGAGATCTCAGT CACATCTGTATACTGAACGAGAACGCAAAGGAGAAGTACAAAGTGTGA
- the LOC120066728 gene encoding 26S proteasome non-ATPase regulatory subunit 7-like — translation MPELAVENVVVHPLVLLSVVDHFNRIGKVGNQKRVVGVLLGSWHKKVLDVSNSFAVPFDEDDKDDSVWFLDHDYLENMYNMFKKVNARERIVGWYHTGPKLHKNDIAINELIKQYCTNSVLVIIDVKPKDLGLPTEAYFSVEEIHDDGTPTSKTFEHVTSEIGAEEAEEVGVEHLLRDIKDTTVGTLSQRITNQVHGLKGLNSKLLDIRSYLERVAAGKLPINHQIIYHLQDIFNLLPDVNLLEFTKAFYLKTNDQMLVVYLASLIRSVVALHNLINNKISNRDAERKEGQEKEEGKKEKKEDKEKKEEKEKGNASSRKDEKKKK, via the exons ATGCCGGAGTTAGCGGTAGAAAATGTTGTTGTCCATCCACTTGTGTTGCTCAGCGTGGTGGATCATTTTAATAG AATAGGGAAAGTAGGCAACCAAAAGCGAGTAGTGGGTGTCCTCCTCGGCTCTTGGCATAAGAAAGTCCTTGATGTGTCCAACAGCTTTGCAG TGCCTTTTGATGAGGATGACAAGGATGATTCAGTGTGGTTCCTGGATCATGACTACTTGGAGAATATGTACAACATGTTCAAGAAAGTCAAtg ccAGAGAGAGGATAGTGGGTTGGTATCACACAGGTCCTAAACTACATAAGAATGATATTGCCATCAATGAACTCATCAAGCAATACTGCACCAATTCA GTATTAGTGATCATTGATGTAAAGCCTAAGGACCTGGGCCTGCCTACAGAAGCCTACTTCTCGGTGGAGGAAATACATGAC GACGGCACCCCGACCTCCAAAACATTTGAACATGTGACCAGTGAGATTGGAGCCGAGGAGGCAGAGGAGGTGGGCGTGGAGCACCTTCTCAG AGACATCAAGGACACAACAGTTGGTACTCTGTCACAGCGTATCACTAACCAGGTACATGGCCTAAAGGGGCTCAACTCCAAGCTGCTGGACATCAGGTCTTACCTGGAGAGAGTGGCTGCAGGCAAGTTGCCCATCAACCACCAAATAATCTACCACCTACAGGACATCTTCAACCTGCTTCCTGATGTCAACCTTCTA GAGTTCACAAAGGCCTTCTACCTGAAGACCAATGACCAGATGCTAGTGGTCTACCTGGCGTCCCTCATCCGTTCAGTGGTGGCTCTCCACAACCTCATCAACAACAAGATCTCCAACCGTGACGCTGAGAGGAAGGAGGGACAGGAGAAGGAAGAGGgcaagaaagagaagaaagaggacaaggagaagaaggaagagaaggagaaaggcAACGCCTCGTCCAGGAAAGATGAGAAAAAGAAGAAATGA